From the genome of Stigmatella aurantiaca, one region includes:
- a CDS encoding molybdenum cofactor biosynthesis protein, giving the protein MGTVTILYFAVARERAGLAREVLDVAEGARVKDVLGLLVARHPALLPLLPHLRVAVDQEFVPVEAPVPPGAELALIPPVAGGSGLFSVVDRPLRLEDVVAAVSGEAYGGLVTFSGSVRNQTRGRRVLRLEYEAYPPMAEKQLAVIGAEAAERFGGTRLAIMHRVGTLAPGELAVVIAAAAPHRKEAFLACEHAIERLKQDVPIWKKEFFEDGEVWVGLGP; this is encoded by the coding sequence ATGGGAACCGTCACCATTCTCTATTTCGCCGTGGCCCGGGAGCGCGCGGGCCTGGCGCGCGAGGTGCTGGACGTCGCCGAGGGCGCCCGGGTGAAGGACGTGCTGGGGCTGCTCGTGGCGCGCCACCCGGCGCTCCTGCCGCTCCTGCCTCACCTGCGGGTGGCGGTGGACCAGGAGTTCGTGCCGGTGGAGGCCCCCGTGCCCCCGGGCGCCGAGCTCGCGCTCATTCCTCCGGTGGCGGGCGGCTCGGGCCTGTTCTCGGTGGTGGACCGGCCGCTGCGGCTGGAGGACGTGGTGGCGGCCGTGTCGGGTGAGGCGTACGGCGGGCTGGTGACGTTCTCGGGCTCGGTGCGCAACCAGACGCGGGGCCGGCGCGTGCTGCGGCTCGAATACGAGGCGTACCCGCCCATGGCCGAGAAGCAGCTGGCCGTCATCGGCGCGGAGGCCGCGGAGCGCTTTGGCGGCACGCGGCTGGCCATCATGCACCGCGTGGGGACGCTGGCGCCCGGGGAGCTGGCGGTGGTCATCGCCGCCGCCGCCCCGCACCGGAAGGAGGCGTTCCTGGCGTGTGAGCACGCCATCGAGCGCCTCAAGCAGGATGTGCCCATCTGGAAGAAGGAGTTCTTCGAGGATGGGGAGGTCTGGGTGGGACTGGGGCCCTGA
- a CDS encoding M50 family metallopeptidase, which translates to MYALLALLALGLLLAVHELGHLVAARLLGLRVPRFSLGFGPPLLSFRLLGTEYVIAAIPLGASATIHGMNPHAPGPPADAKSYRDQRPWRRVLVTLSGSLANYLLALGILFALYTSGTHVVVPLTVGTVVPGSEAARAQLLPGDRILSVDGQPTKSWSDFVEVIARSPGQDRTLIVTRDGETRVVQVRPRADERGAGRIGVSQQYVFRQHAGTEALTQALLHTRRVAIEGVNLLVRMVRGPDPLEEPTSSVTVMRQSSDAASSGWDSFLRVLVTISVALALVHLLPVPGLDGGRLVFLALESARGKPISPHVETLAHTVGFLAMTGAILAVAAAEVRHALSPSPPPPAPLAAAPPPPLPDAGVPPPPPLDGGLPAVPTPPPPVPDAGTAAGPLTKPDGGPLPADGGAANTG; encoded by the coding sequence ATGTACGCCCTCCTGGCACTGCTTGCCCTCGGCCTGCTGCTGGCCGTGCATGAGCTGGGGCACCTCGTGGCCGCGCGGCTGCTCGGGCTGCGCGTGCCGCGCTTCTCGCTGGGCTTTGGCCCGCCCCTGCTGTCCTTCCGGCTGCTGGGCACCGAGTACGTCATCGCCGCCATCCCCCTGGGGGCCTCGGCCACCATTCATGGGATGAACCCCCATGCGCCGGGGCCGCCCGCCGATGCGAAGAGCTACCGGGACCAGCGCCCGTGGCGGCGGGTGCTCGTCACGCTCTCGGGCTCCCTGGCCAACTACCTGCTCGCCCTGGGCATCCTCTTCGCGCTCTACACCTCGGGCACGCACGTGGTGGTGCCGCTCACGGTGGGCACCGTGGTGCCCGGCTCGGAGGCCGCCCGCGCCCAACTGCTGCCGGGGGACCGCATCCTCAGCGTGGATGGGCAGCCCACGAAGAGCTGGTCGGACTTCGTGGAAGTCATCGCCCGGAGCCCGGGCCAGGACCGCACCCTCATCGTCACCCGGGATGGGGAGACGCGCGTGGTACAGGTGCGCCCCCGGGCCGATGAGCGGGGGGCAGGCCGCATCGGGGTGAGCCAGCAATACGTCTTCCGCCAGCATGCCGGGACAGAGGCCCTCACACAGGCCCTGCTGCACACCCGGCGCGTGGCCATCGAGGGCGTGAACCTCCTGGTGCGCATGGTGCGCGGGCCCGATCCGCTGGAGGAGCCCACGAGCTCCGTCACCGTGATGCGGCAGTCCTCCGACGCGGCCTCCAGTGGCTGGGACTCGTTCCTGCGCGTGCTGGTGACCATCTCGGTGGCGCTCGCGCTGGTGCACCTGCTGCCCGTGCCCGGGCTGGACGGGGGGCGGCTGGTGTTCCTCGCCCTCGAGTCGGCGCGGGGCAAGCCCATCTCCCCGCATGTGGAGACGCTGGCCCACACCGTGGGGTTCCTGGCCATGACGGGCGCCATCCTCGCCGTGGCGGCCGCCGAGGTCCGCCATGCCCTGTCCCCTTCCCCCCCGCCCCCCGCCCCCCTGGCCGCCGCGCCGCCCCCTCCTTTGCCGGATGCGGGCGTGCCTCCGCCCCCTCCCCTGGATGGGGGGCTTCCCGCCGTGCCCACGCCTCCCCCTCCCGTGCCGGACGCTGGGACAGCAGCCGGCCCCCTGACAAAACCCGACGGAGGGCCGCTGCCGGCCGACGGAGGCGCTGCGAACACCGGGTGA
- a CDS encoding PKD domain-containing protein — MRSSPLASPSLLPLWCAATLGLLASGCHRAVKPELGVDRTVEAGVPVDFGSPREDATPVTWDFGDQRPQVKQARISHAFASAGTYTVRALEGSREVGRVQLTVVPRPVLRAVPAEARVALWVPQLRGTVEPLLTFYEQLVGPSLARNQLGDAPFLPLLLRSARGDARLVDPEEGFGLFRLSSFEGTVALLGVTDGPAAMDAVLQEFEAGGAQVRRQEDGSASVQRGLGTPISLFLDRGYLYLALPQAETPEEGQTVRAQASLGPDAGALRGLIAGFAGAGLSELPVLEQLRGKVAEGQAYLFTSLVEQGSAFPGMLASIRVGEGLAELDGFLAADKPLMEGKQGPVPALLAQAPAGPVAAATLSVPPEQLASWIFGAPGSPRRQEVTEAWKQEGIDAEALTQAMRGDVSLLAYFDAPAFYRNLVANRQPEPRGTILLEAGLTRPEPVVAMLTRMFAEGTWNVETVKEPGITRFRMRVLEQPLLLSVGADRLWLEAGEPLAARPKKNVAAALSERFAPSAFGPGHLSLMVDLGQLRADLQAPREVPGVPQVQLGAAKALGGAFLDQLTPFDHAFMDFTPEAGGARLRGRVVLRKR; from the coding sequence ATGCGGTCATCCCCCCTCGCGTCCCCGTCTCTCCTGCCGCTGTGGTGCGCGGCCACCCTGGGCCTCCTGGCCTCCGGCTGCCACCGCGCGGTGAAGCCGGAGCTGGGGGTGGACCGCACGGTGGAGGCGGGGGTGCCGGTGGACTTCGGCTCGCCGCGGGAGGATGCGACCCCCGTCACCTGGGACTTCGGCGACCAGCGCCCCCAGGTGAAGCAGGCCCGTATCTCCCATGCCTTCGCCTCGGCGGGCACGTACACGGTGCGGGCGCTGGAGGGCTCGCGGGAGGTGGGCCGTGTGCAGCTCACCGTGGTGCCCCGGCCGGTGCTCCGGGCCGTCCCCGCGGAGGCGCGGGTGGCCCTCTGGGTGCCCCAGCTGCGCGGCACGGTGGAGCCCCTGCTGACCTTCTACGAGCAGCTCGTGGGGCCGTCGCTGGCCCGGAACCAGCTGGGCGATGCGCCCTTCCTGCCCCTGCTGCTGCGCAGCGCCCGGGGGGATGCGCGCCTGGTGGATCCCGAGGAGGGCTTTGGGCTGTTCCGGCTGTCCTCCTTCGAGGGCACGGTGGCGCTGCTGGGGGTGACGGACGGCCCGGCGGCCATGGACGCGGTGCTCCAGGAGTTCGAGGCCGGGGGCGCCCAGGTGCGGCGGCAGGAGGATGGCAGCGCCTCCGTGCAGCGTGGGCTGGGGACTCCCATCTCGCTGTTCCTCGACCGGGGCTACCTGTACCTGGCCCTCCCGCAGGCGGAGACGCCGGAGGAGGGCCAGACGGTGAGGGCGCAGGCGAGCCTCGGGCCGGACGCGGGCGCGCTGCGGGGGCTCATCGCGGGCTTCGCGGGGGCGGGGCTCTCCGAGCTGCCCGTCCTGGAGCAGCTGCGCGGCAAGGTGGCCGAGGGCCAGGCGTACCTCTTCACGAGCCTGGTGGAGCAGGGCTCGGCGTTCCCCGGGATGCTGGCGTCGATCCGGGTGGGCGAGGGGCTCGCGGAGCTGGACGGCTTCCTGGCGGCGGACAAGCCGCTGATGGAGGGCAAGCAGGGCCCTGTTCCCGCGCTGCTGGCCCAGGCGCCCGCGGGCCCCGTGGCCGCGGCGACGTTGTCCGTGCCCCCGGAGCAGCTGGCCTCGTGGATTTTCGGCGCGCCCGGCTCGCCGCGGCGCCAGGAGGTGACGGAGGCCTGGAAGCAGGAGGGCATCGACGCCGAGGCGCTCACCCAGGCCATGCGGGGCGACGTGTCGTTGCTGGCGTACTTCGATGCGCCGGCCTTCTACCGGAACCTCGTGGCGAACCGGCAGCCCGAGCCGCGCGGCACGATTCTGCTGGAGGCGGGGCTCACGCGCCCGGAGCCCGTGGTGGCGATGCTGACGAGGATGTTCGCCGAGGGCACCTGGAACGTGGAGACGGTGAAGGAGCCCGGCATCACCCGCTTCCGGATGCGCGTGCTGGAGCAGCCGCTGCTGCTCTCGGTGGGCGCGGACCGGCTGTGGCTCGAGGCGGGGGAGCCCCTGGCGGCCCGGCCCAAGAAGAACGTGGCGGCCGCGCTGAGCGAGCGCTTCGCGCCCAGCGCCTTCGGGCCCGGCCACCTGTCGCTGATGGTGGACCTGGGCCAGCTGCGCGCGGACCTGCAGGCGCCCCGGGAGGTGCCGGGCGTGCCGCAGGTGCAGCTCGGCGCGGCGAAGGCGCTCGGCGGGGCCTTCCTGGATCAGCTCACCCCGTTCGATCACGCCTTCATGGACTTCACCCCCGAAGCGGGCGGCGCCCGGCTGCGAGGCCGGGTGGTGCTGCGCAAGCGCTGA
- a CDS encoding NUDIX domain-containing protein: MAETEFKNPTPTVDCIIELSGERIVLIRRANPPVGWALPGGFVDEGEPLHAAAVREVQEETGLQVELLEQFFTYSDPKRDPRKHTLSTVYIGRAQGEPQGSDDAAEARAFPVNALPKELCFDHGTILSDYLAYKRTGQRRKL; the protein is encoded by the coding sequence ATGGCCGAGACCGAGTTCAAGAACCCCACCCCCACCGTGGACTGCATCATCGAGCTGAGCGGTGAGCGCATCGTCCTCATCCGCCGTGCCAACCCGCCCGTGGGCTGGGCGCTGCCCGGCGGTTTCGTGGACGAGGGCGAGCCCCTGCACGCGGCCGCCGTGCGCGAGGTACAGGAGGAGACGGGCCTCCAGGTGGAGCTCCTCGAGCAGTTCTTCACCTACTCGGACCCGAAGCGCGATCCGCGCAAGCACACCCTGTCCACCGTCTACATCGGCCGGGCGCAGGGCGAGCCCCAGGGCTCGGACGATGCCGCCGAGGCCCGGGCCTTCCCCGTGAATGCCCTGCCGAAGGAGCTCTGCTTCGACCACGGCACCATCCTCTCGGATTACCTGGCCTACAAGCGGACCGGCCAGCGCCGGAAGCTCTGA